From Cannabis sativa cultivar Pink pepper isolate KNU-18-1 chromosome 8, ASM2916894v1, whole genome shotgun sequence, a single genomic window includes:
- the LOC115700453 gene encoding nodulin-related protein 2, translating to MDHLLSNISGGPGKDHSTGDQHQAQQQHQNQQHPSSKELLSSAKLMAEAAQTAASHGFGQVDKGKTAGAAADLLDAGSKYGKLEEKSFGKHVEKAEDYLRQYETKNSTGQGHPLQSAEHHQQQAGHGGGDHHEKKQSDQEGGIGGYMKMAQGFMK from the coding sequence ATGGACCACCTACTTTCCAACATCTCCGGTGGCCCCGGCAAGGATCATTCCACCGGCGATCAGCACCAGGCCCAGCAACAGCACCAGAACCAGCAACATCCATCATCGAAGGAGCTTCTGTCGAGCGCCAAGCTGATGGCAGAGGCGGCTCAAACCGCTGCCAGCCATGGGTTCGGCCAGGTCGACAAGGGCAAGACGGCTGGCGCTGCAGCCGACCTTCTGGACGCCGGATCTAAGTACGGAAAACTGGAGGAGAAGAGCTTCGGAAAGCACGTGGAGAAGGCAGAGGACTATCTCCGCCAGTACGAGACCAAGAACAGCACTGGCCAAGGTCACCCGCTGCAGTCGGCTGAACATCATCAGCAGCAGGCCGGCCATGGTGGTGGTGATCATCACGAGAAGAAGCAGTCAGATCAAGAAGGTGGAATTGGGGGCTACATGAAGATGGCCCAGGGTTTCATGAAATAG
- the LOC115700939 gene encoding uncharacterized protein LOC115700939: MGENLVHPRGVAPGSTRLKTVIAMEMEIDSTLQPERQFKAEDLFKAAETGDSSTFQALSKEQLSKSFSLRNEDGRSLLHIAASSSQVEVVKILSAVDEAASVVNSADEEGWAPLHSAASIGNSEIVDILLSIGADINLKNDGGRTALHYAASKGWLKIAEILISHRAKINLKDKVGCTPLHRAASTGNSELCELLIEEGADIDAVDRSGQTPLMNAVICDNKEVSLLLVRHGADVDVEDKEGYTVLGRASVDFRPILIDAAKAMHEG; the protein is encoded by the exons ATGGGAGAGAATTTGGTACATCCCAGAGGTGTGGCCCCTGGGAGCACAAG GCTAAAGACAGTAATCGCCATGGAAATGGAGATCGATTCTACTCTGCAACCAGAACGCCAATTCAAAGCCGAAGATCTCTTCAAGGCAGCCGAAACCGGCGATTCATCTACGTTTCAAGCACTTTCCAAGGAGCAGCTTTCGAAATCTTTTTCGCTGCGGAACGAGGACGGCAGGTCCCTCCTCCACATCGCAGCCTCTTCAAGTCAAGTCGAG GTGGTGAAGATACTATCAGCTGTTGATGAAGCCGCGAGTGTGGTAAACAGTGCTGATGAAGAAGGCTGGGCACCACTACATTCTGCAGCTAGCATTGGAAATTCAGAAATTGTGGACATTTTGCTAAGTATAG GAGCTGACATTAATTTAAAGAATGATGGCGGTCGTACTGCTCTTCACTATGCTGCCAGCAAAGGATGGCTAAAGATTGCTGAAATTCTGATCTCTCATAGGGCAAAGATCAATCTGAAGGACAAG GTGGGTTGCACCCCATTGCATAGGGCAGCAAGCACTGGGAACTCAGAGTTGTGTGAACTTCTTATTGAAGAAGGAGCAGACATAGATGCTGTTGACAGATCTGGTCAGACTCCTCTTATGAATGCGGTGATTTGTGACAACAAAGAG GTATCTCTTCTTCTAGTAAGGCATGGAGCAGATGTAGATGTGGAAGACAAGGAAGGATACACAGTACTTGGCAGAGCTTCTGTGGATTTTAGACCAATATTGATAGATGCTGCTAAAGCCATGCATGAAGGCTGA